From a single Saimiri boliviensis isolate mSaiBol1 chromosome 7, mSaiBol1.pri, whole genome shotgun sequence genomic region:
- the LOC101039493 gene encoding large ribosomal subunit protein eL36-like — MVLRYPMAVGLNKGHKVTKNVSKPRHSRRRGRLTKHTNFMQDMIQELCGFASYKRRTMELLKVSKDKRALKFIKKRVGTYIQAKRKREELSNVLAAMRKAAAKKD; from the coding sequence ATGGTTCTTCGGTATCCTATGGCCGTGGGCCTCAACAAGGGCCACAAGGTAACCAAGAACGTGAGCAAGCCCAGGCACAGCCGCCGCCGCGGGCGTCTGACCAAACACACCAATTTCATGCAGGACATGATCCAGGAGTTGTGTGGCTTTGCCTCGTACAAGCGGCGCACCATGGAGTTGCTGAAGGTCTCCAAGGACAAACGGGCCCTCAAGTTCATCAAGAAAAGGGTGGGGACATACATCCAGGCCAAGAGGAAGCGGGAGGAGCTGAGCAATGTCCTGGCCGCCATGCGGAAAGCTGCTGCCAAGAAAGACTGA